In Trichocoleus desertorum ATA4-8-CV12, one DNA window encodes the following:
- a CDS encoding DUF3252 domain-containing protein — translation MIFPGSAVRVISPNDIYYGFQGLVQRVTDGKVAVLFEGGNWDKLVTFRLSQLELVDATAGRKKAK, via the coding sequence ATGATTTTTCCTGGTTCAGCAGTTCGGGTGATCAGCCCCAATGATATCTATTACGGCTTCCAAGGTCTGGTGCAGCGCGTAACCGATGGCAAGGTAGCTGTGTTGTTTGAAGGAGGTAACTGGGACAAGTTAGTCACGTTCCGCTTATCGCAGTTAGAGCTAGTAGATGCCACTGCAGGTCGTAAGAAAGCGAAGTAG